CCTTGTCGCTCTGGGCCTCGAACTCGATGCCGGCGTAGATGTCCTCGGAGTTCTCGCGGAAGATGACCATGTCGGTCTTCTCCGGCTCCTTGACCGGGCTGGGCACGCCCTTGAAGTACTGGATGGGGCGCAGGCATACGTAAAGGTCCAGTTCCTGGCGCAGCGCCACGTTCAGGCTGCGGATGCCGCCGCCGACCGGGGTGGTCAGCGGGCCCTTGATCGAGACCACGTACTCCTTGAGCACCTGCAGGGTCTCTTCGGGCAGCCACACGTCCGGGCCGTAGATGCGGGTGGACTTCTCGCCCGCGTAGATCTCCATCCAGTGGATCTTGCGCGTGCCGCCGTAGCTCTTCTCGACGGCGGCGTCGACCACCTTGATCATCACCGGCGTGATGTCGAAGCCGGTGCCATCGCCCTCGATGTAGGGAATGATGGGCTGGTCGGGAACGTTCAGCGAGAAGTCGGGGTTGACCGTGATCTTCTGGCCGCCCGCGGGCACCTGGATGTGCTGGTACATGGGGGGGAAATCTCCGCTCGGTGATGAGGGGGTGGGTCGAGGGCAGCGGATGATGGTGACCGCCACTGCCATGCAAAACGCGATCGCATTTTAGGCAGCAGACTGACACCGGACCGACAGGGCCGCCCGCCTTCTCAGCACAGATCGCGCCCGGGGAAGTGCCCGCCTTGCCAGACCAGCCACGCCCCGCTGGCCAGCAGGGCCGCACCGGCCAGGCGCAGGGCCAGACGCTGCGCCCAGACGCGGGGCTGGCCCGCACCGGATCGCTGCAACAGCGGCAGCAGGGCCAGGCCGCCACCGCTGCCCAGGGCAAAGGCCGCCATCACCGCGGCACCCGCGGCCGGGCCGGGGGCCTGCACGGCCAGGATGAGGGCCGAGGCCAGCAAGCCGCAGGGCAGCAGAATCCAGCCACTGCCCAGCAAGGCGCCCCGGGTCAGGCGGGATGCGGCGCCGCCGCAAGCCGGCGCCGACACGCCGGCGGGCCCGCCGGCCGCAGCCGGCTGCAGCCAGATCACGCGCGCCGCAGGCTTCAGGGCCTGAAGCCTGCGGCGCAGGCCTTGGCTGAGGGCTTCCAGCCCGGCCTCCAGCACCGCCGGCCAGCGGCCGGCCAGCAGCAGCCACAGGCCCAGGGCCAGGGTGGCCAGATGCATCAGCAGAAAGATCGGCCGCAGCACCCCCTGGGCGCCCGACAGGGCCTGCAGCGGGGCGGCACCGCTGGCCGCCACCGCCCCGGCCAGGGTGTAGACCATGCCCCGGCCCAGTTGCCAGCCCAGCGCCGCGGCCGGGCCGCCACCGGCCGCGCGCTGGGCGGCTGCGCAGGGCGCGGCACACATGGCCAGGCAATGCGGCGTGCCCGCCAGGCCGAGCAAGGCGGCGGCGCTGACCAGGCTGAGCAGGAGCGGGCTGATCACGACGAAGGCTTCATGCGCATCAAGGCAGCCGGAACGGCCCGGCCGCCGGACCCGACTTTGCGCCGCCCGCCGGGGGCATGGCTTGATGCACCGCAAGCCTGTCGCATCCCGGGATGGCGCCCGCGCACAATCGGCCCATGGCCGTGATCCTGCCCTTCAGCCCCAAGCCCCTGCCTGGCGATCCGCCGCCTTCGCTGCCCGCCCTGCGCGAGGCTTGCGCAAACTGCCAGTTGCGCGAGCTTTGCCTGCCGCTGGGCCTGGCCGAGGCCGATCTCGACCGGCTCGAAGGCCTGGTCGGCGGCCGGCGCAAGGTGGCGCGCGGGCAGGCCCTGTTCCAATCGGGCGACAGCTTCCGCGGCCTCTATGCGGTGCGCAGTGGTTTCTTCAAGACCGTGGTGGCTTCCGAGGGCGGCCGGGCGCAGGTGACGGGCTTCCAGATGGCCGGCGAGCTGCTCGGCCTCGACGGCATCGGCGGTGACCGCCATGCCTGCGACGCGATCGCGCTGGAGGACAGCCAGGTCTGCGAGATCGCCTACGCCGACCTCGAACGCATCACCCACGACCTGCCGCCGCTGGCCCACCAGTTCCATCGCATCCTCAGCCGCGAGATCGTGCGCGACCAGGGCGTGATGCTGATGCTCGGCCGCATGAGCGCCGAGGAGCGGGTCGCCGCCTTCCTGCTCAACCTCAGCCAGCGCTTGCAGGCCCGCGGCTATGCCGCCCAGGCCCTGCGGCTGCGGATGACGCGCGAGGAAATCGGCAGCTACCTGGGCCTGAGCCTGGAGACCGTCAGCCGCACCTTCAGCAAGCTGCAGGACGAAGGCCTGCTGCGCGTGCAGCAGCGCGAGCTGAAGCTGCTCGACCTGGCCGCGCTGCGCCAGCGCGTCGAGGCCTGCGGCTGAGGCTGCCGGCCGCGTCTCAGCGGGCCGCGGCGGGCGCGGGCAGCGGCGTCACCGCATGGTTGCGGCCCTGCATCGCCGGGGCGGCGCTGCGCTCAAGCTGCACCGGCCGGGTCGGCAGCAGGGTGTCGGCGCCCCGGGTGGCGATGACGACGGTGGCCACGCCGGC
This window of the Piscinibacter lacus genome carries:
- a CDS encoding urease accessory protein UreH domain-containing protein, translated to MISPLLLSLVSAAALLGLAGTPHCLAMCAAPCAAAQRAAGGGPAAALGWQLGRGMVYTLAGAVAASGAAPLQALSGAQGVLRPIFLLMHLATLALGLWLLLAGRWPAVLEAGLEALSQGLRRRLQALKPAARVIWLQPAAAGGPAGVSAPACGGAASRLTRGALLGSGWILLPCGLLASALILAVQAPGPAAGAAVMAAFALGSGGGLALLPLLQRSGAGQPRVWAQRLALRLAGAALLASGAWLVWQGGHFPGRDLC
- the fnr gene encoding fumarate/nitrate reduction transcriptional regulator Fnr; this translates as MAVILPFSPKPLPGDPPPSLPALREACANCQLRELCLPLGLAEADLDRLEGLVGGRRKVARGQALFQSGDSFRGLYAVRSGFFKTVVASEGGRAQVTGFQMAGELLGLDGIGGDRHACDAIALEDSQVCEIAYADLERITHDLPPLAHQFHRILSREIVRDQGVMLMLGRMSAEERVAAFLLNLSQRLQARGYAAQALRLRMTREEIGSYLGLSLETVSRTFSKLQDEGLLRVQQRELKLLDLAALRQRVEACG
- a CDS encoding nitrogen fixation protein FixH codes for the protein MSRPNPAPSASTPWWREGFMWLVLGGPAVVVVAGVATVVIATRGADTLLPTRPVQLERSAAPAMQGRNHAVTPLPAPAAAR